Proteins from a genomic interval of Salinarchaeum sp. Harcht-Bsk1:
- a CDS encoding NAD(P)-dependent oxidoreductase produces the protein MESVLITGALGLVGRWAVDRFAEEYDVIAVDRTRPDDPRADVEYRAADLTEQGPAWELVLTEEPDAVVHLAAIPAIGMRAGAETFTTNVTAGYNVLTAAGEAGIPIAWASSECAYGENFADPPRPPEYLPIDTDHRTDPEDPYGTSKVALEAVAASVARKYDTKVTTIRPSWVQEPGAYHTKEGRAEFDPDDPGRHGNYWSYVDVRDVVELFVSALEVGHDGHEIYNAVADENFIDYPTVDAIESGYGTVPQPCNIEGDECAYSNAKAEAELGWSPQHSWRTAEDEDVPRPEL, from the coding sequence ATGGAATCAGTCCTGATTACTGGCGCACTCGGACTCGTCGGGCGCTGGGCCGTCGACCGATTCGCCGAGGAGTACGACGTGATCGCCGTCGATCGGACGCGCCCCGACGATCCGCGAGCGGACGTCGAGTATCGCGCGGCCGATCTCACCGAACAGGGCCCCGCGTGGGAACTCGTCCTCACAGAGGAGCCCGACGCCGTCGTCCACCTCGCCGCGATCCCTGCGATTGGGATGCGCGCCGGCGCCGAGACCTTCACCACGAACGTCACCGCCGGCTACAACGTGCTCACTGCCGCTGGCGAAGCGGGCATCCCAATCGCGTGGGCCTCCAGTGAGTGCGCCTACGGAGAGAACTTCGCCGACCCGCCTCGGCCACCCGAGTACCTGCCGATCGACACGGACCATCGGACCGATCCCGAGGATCCGTATGGAACGTCGAAAGTGGCTCTCGAGGCAGTCGCAGCCAGCGTGGCCCGGAAGTACGATACAAAGGTGACCACGATCCGACCGAGCTGGGTGCAGGAACCCGGAGCCTATCACACGAAGGAGGGTCGTGCCGAGTTCGATCCCGACGACCCAGGGCGGCACGGCAACTACTGGTCGTACGTCGACGTGCGTGACGTCGTCGAGTTGTTCGTTTCTGCGCTCGAAGTTGGCCACGATGGACACGAGATCTACAACGCCGTGGCCGACGAGAATTTCATAGACTATCCGACAGTAGACGCGATCGAGTCGGGCTATGGAACCGTTCCCCAGCCCTGTAACATCGAGGGTGACGAGTGCGCGTACTCCAATGCGAAGGCCGAAGCCGAACTCGGCTGGTCACCCCAGCATAGCTGGCGGACGGCAGAGGACGAGGACGTTCCGAGGCCGGAGCTGTAG
- a CDS encoding pyridoxal-phosphate dependent enzyme has product MHTREGLALSCVACGWQGDRLDAQRCPDCDGQLAPSYDADAIDGSSLRAGLEDSDSQWSVDALVPIGSDGDGVTLGEGATPLVACPTLGDELDVETFEIKDEGHNPTGTVRDRAIAVAATAAVEAGATDVALPTTGADGVAAAAYAARADLDAHVFVPTRSTHTTKAMINVHGGDMQVVEGRLPHAEDAFESAIDEEDGWTPIDPANSPLRAVGPATMGAELFASADGGVPDAVVVPTGHGEVLAGLHAVAELLVDLGILEELPEFHAVQAEGCAPIVRAFEDDEGTVEGWDSPDTISGALEVPDPAFGTHALAAVRESGGRAVAVDDEAILASACRIAAAEGLQASVAGGAAAAGAWELSNAGVFESDDAVVCCNTGAGSLDSDVLRSHLMRAG; this is encoded by the coding sequence ATGCACACTCGCGAGGGACTCGCGCTCTCCTGTGTCGCCTGCGGATGGCAGGGTGACCGCCTCGACGCGCAGCGGTGCCCGGACTGTGACGGCCAACTGGCACCGAGCTACGACGCGGACGCGATCGACGGCTCTTCACTCCGCGCTGGTCTCGAGGACAGCGATTCCCAGTGGTCCGTCGACGCGCTGGTTCCCATCGGATCCGACGGCGACGGGGTCACGCTCGGCGAAGGTGCCACGCCGCTCGTGGCCTGCCCAACGCTCGGCGACGAACTCGACGTCGAGACGTTCGAGATCAAGGACGAGGGACACAATCCGACCGGCACGGTCAGGGATCGTGCGATCGCCGTGGCGGCGACGGCGGCAGTGGAGGCGGGAGCGACCGACGTCGCACTTCCGACGACGGGCGCCGACGGCGTGGCTGCCGCGGCCTACGCGGCGCGTGCCGACCTCGACGCCCACGTGTTCGTGCCGACGAGGTCGACGCACACGACGAAGGCGATGATCAACGTCCACGGTGGCGACATGCAGGTCGTCGAGGGACGACTGCCCCACGCCGAGGACGCGTTCGAGTCGGCGATCGACGAGGAGGACGGCTGGACACCGATCGATCCAGCGAATTCGCCGCTCCGCGCCGTGGGGCCAGCGACGATGGGTGCGGAACTGTTCGCAAGCGCGGACGGTGGAGTCCCCGACGCGGTCGTCGTCCCGACGGGTCACGGCGAGGTACTCGCTGGGCTGCACGCCGTCGCGGAGTTGCTCGTCGACCTCGGAATCCTCGAGGAACTGCCAGAGTTCCACGCCGTCCAGGCCGAGGGCTGTGCTCCGATCGTCCGCGCCTTCGAGGACGACGAAGGGACCGTCGAAGGCTGGGACTCCCCCGACACGATCAGCGGCGCGCTCGAAGTTCCAGATCCGGCGTTCGGGACGCACGCCCTCGCGGCAGTGCGTGAATCGGGCGGTCGTGCAGTCGCCGTCGACGACGAGGCGATCCTGGCGTCGGCCTGCCGGATCGCGGCGGCCGAAGGGCTGCAGGCCAGTGTGGCAGGCGGTGCGGCGGCCGCCGGGGCCTGGGAGCTATCGAACGCGGGTGTCTTCGAGTCCGACGACGCCGTCGTCTGCTGTAACACTGGGGCTGGCTCGCTGGACTCGGACGTACTGCGGAGCCACCTGATGCGGGCCGGATAG
- a CDS encoding UPF0058 family protein has translation MHKDELLELHEQMVTIMRHFRDREDSDPALFEPYEQLDIEPDHVHKSKNEHKHAVFVLGNALASAMSEDEFSSAGRIGKRMEELADDAEQKI, from the coding sequence ATGCACAAAGACGAACTTCTGGAGCTTCACGAACAGATGGTGACCATCATGCGTCACTTCAGGGATCGGGAAGACTCCGACCCTGCGCTGTTCGAACCCTACGAGCAACTCGACATCGAGCCCGACCACGTTCACAAGTCGAAGAACGAGCACAAGCACGCGGTGTTCGTCCTCGGAAACGCGCTCGCCTCCGCGATGAGCGAGGACGAGTTCTCCTCGGCCGGCCGGATCGGCAAGCGGATGGAGGAGCTAGCTGACGACGCCGAACAGAAGATCTAG
- a CDS encoding adenylosuccinate synthase — MTVTIVGAQLGDEGKGGIVDVFGESADVVARYQGGDNAGHTVVHGGETYKLSLVPSGAVRGKIGVLGNGCVVNPHTLFEELDGLHEQGLDPDVRVAERAHVIMPYHRILDNLEEDVRSDDDLKVGTTGRGIGPTYEDKVGRRGVRIGDLLDPAVLRDRLEYVIPQKRALIEDVYGIDLASVDLEFDGFSAEDALDVDAVYDRYVEYGERLRDEDMTVVAGEFLTSRIDDGEQVMLEGAQGTLLDIDHGNFPYVTSSNPTAGYAATGSGLGVTTIGDGEVVGVVKGYLSRVGTGPMPTELGPSDGGHGVDAGDEAAATGDDPSAEDLASYIREEGGEYGTVTGRPRRVGWLDLPMVRHAARASGFTGFAVNHVDVLAGLDEVKVGESYDLDGETIETIPSTTERWAQCEPNFQTFDGWPEVDWAAVAEEGYEALPENARTYLEYVAEEVDTDLYAVGLGPERDHTVVLDHPFE, encoded by the coding sequence ATGACTGTCACCATCGTCGGCGCACAGCTCGGCGACGAGGGGAAGGGCGGCATCGTTGACGTCTTCGGCGAGTCTGCCGACGTGGTCGCGCGATACCAGGGCGGTGACAACGCCGGACACACGGTCGTGCACGGCGGAGAGACCTACAAGCTCTCACTGGTTCCCAGCGGCGCCGTTCGCGGCAAGATCGGCGTCCTCGGCAACGGCTGCGTCGTGAACCCGCACACGCTGTTCGAAGAACTCGACGGGCTCCACGAGCAGGGCCTCGATCCCGACGTGCGCGTCGCGGAGCGGGCGCACGTCATCATGCCGTATCACCGGATCCTCGACAACCTCGAAGAGGACGTTCGCAGCGACGACGACCTCAAGGTCGGGACGACGGGACGGGGCATCGGTCCGACGTACGAGGACAAGGTCGGCCGACGCGGTGTCCGGATCGGTGACCTCCTCGATCCGGCGGTCCTCCGGGACCGCCTCGAGTACGTGATTCCCCAGAAGCGAGCACTCATCGAGGACGTCTACGGGATCGACCTCGCGAGCGTCGACCTCGAATTCGACGGGTTCAGCGCAGAGGACGCGCTCGACGTCGACGCCGTCTACGATCGCTACGTCGAGTACGGCGAGCGGCTGCGCGACGAGGACATGACCGTCGTCGCGGGCGAGTTCCTCACGAGCCGAATTGACGACGGCGAACAGGTCATGCTCGAGGGCGCGCAGGGCACCCTCCTCGACATCGACCACGGGAACTTCCCGTACGTCACCTCCTCGAACCCCACGGCCGGATACGCCGCGACCGGATCCGGCCTCGGCGTCACGACGATCGGTGACGGCGAGGTCGTGGGCGTCGTGAAGGGCTATCTCTCGCGCGTCGGCACCGGGCCGATGCCGACGGAACTCGGCCCGAGCGACGGCGGCCACGGCGTCGACGCGGGCGACGAAGCTGCTGCGACGGGTGATGACCCCTCCGCGGAGGACCTCGCGTCCTACATTCGGGAAGAAGGTGGGGAGTACGGCACCGTCACCGGCCGACCCCGCCGAGTCGGGTGGCTCGACCTCCCGATGGTCCGCCACGCCGCTCGCGCGAGCGGCTTCACCGGGTTCGCGGTCAACCACGTCGACGTGCTCGCCGGACTGGACGAGGTCAAGGTCGGCGAGAGCTACGACCTCGACGGCGAGACGATCGAGACGATCCCGTCGACGACCGAGCGCTGGGCCCAGTGCGAGCCGAACTTCCAGACGTTCGACGGCTGGCCGGAGGTCGACTGGGCCGCGGTCGCCGAGGAGGGCTACGAGGCGCTCCCCGAGAACGCCCGGACGTATCTCGAGTACGTCGCCGAGGAGGTCGACACCGACCTCTACGCCGTGGGTCTCGGCCCCGAGCGCGACCACACCGTCGTGCTCGACCATCCCTTCGAGTAA
- a CDS encoding tRNA (N(6)-L-threonylcarbamoyladenosine(37)-C(2))-methylthiotransferase — MARYHIETYGCTANRGESRQIERALRDGGHHEATGPDDADVAILNTCTVVEKTERNMLARARELDEETPGDLVVTGCMALAQGEQFREAGVDAEVLHWDEVPSHVRNGECPTTTPDAEPILDGVVGILPIARGCMSDCSYCITKQATGKIDSPPISENVDRARALVHAGAKELRITGQDTGVYGWDDGERTLHTLLDRICTEIDGDFRVRVGMANPKGVHGIREELAEVFAEHDELYNFLHVPVQSGSDDVLGDMRRQHQVSEFLDVVEAFDGALGEWTLSTDFICGFPTETDADHEQSMALLREVRPEKVNVTRFSKRPGTDAAEMKGLGGTLKKERSKEMSEVKRDIVGEAYDDLVGQERSVLVVEQGTEHSVKCRDDAYRQIIVRNAEERGIEPGDRLTVEVTSHQTMYAFGEPV; from the coding sequence GTGGCCCGCTACCACATCGAGACCTACGGCTGCACCGCTAACCGCGGTGAGAGCCGCCAGATCGAGCGGGCCCTCCGCGACGGCGGCCACCACGAGGCTACGGGGCCGGACGACGCCGACGTCGCGATCCTCAACACTTGTACCGTCGTCGAGAAGACCGAGCGGAACATGCTCGCACGGGCCCGGGAACTCGACGAGGAGACGCCGGGCGATCTGGTCGTGACTGGTTGCATGGCGCTGGCCCAGGGAGAGCAGTTCCGCGAGGCAGGCGTCGACGCCGAGGTGCTCCACTGGGACGAGGTGCCCAGCCACGTCCGCAACGGCGAGTGTCCGACGACGACCCCCGACGCAGAACCGATCCTCGACGGCGTCGTCGGCATCCTCCCGATCGCTCGCGGGTGCATGAGCGACTGTTCGTACTGCATCACCAAGCAGGCGACCGGGAAGATCGACTCGCCGCCGATCTCCGAGAACGTGGATCGGGCCCGCGCGCTGGTCCACGCCGGCGCCAAGGAACTGCGTATCACGGGCCAGGACACGGGCGTCTACGGCTGGGACGACGGCGAGCGGACGCTGCACACCCTGCTGGATCGCATCTGCACCGAGATCGACGGCGACTTCCGGGTTCGCGTCGGGATGGCGAATCCGAAGGGCGTCCACGGCATTCGCGAGGAACTCGCGGAGGTCTTCGCCGAACACGACGAACTCTACAACTTCCTGCACGTGCCGGTCCAGTCGGGCTCCGACGACGTCCTCGGCGACATGCGCCGCCAGCACCAGGTCTCGGAGTTCCTCGACGTCGTCGAGGCATTCGACGGCGCGCTCGGGGAGTGGACCCTCTCGACTGACTTCATCTGTGGCTTCCCGACCGAGACCGACGCCGACCATGAGCAGTCCATGGCGCTCCTTCGGGAGGTCCGTCCCGAGAAGGTCAACGTGACGCGCTTCTCGAAGCGGCCGGGGACCGACGCGGCCGAGATGAAGGGCCTCGGTGGGACGCTCAAGAAGGAACGGTCGAAGGAGATGAGCGAAGTGAAACGCGACATCGTCGGCGAGGCGTACGATGACCTCGTCGGACAGGAGCGTTCCGTGCTCGTCGTCGAGCAGGGGACCGAGCACTCCGTAAAGTGTCGGGACGACGCCTATCGCCAGATCATCGTCCGGAATGCCGAGGAGCGTGGGATCGAGCCTGGCGATCGACTCACCGTCGAGGTCACCAGCCACCAGACGATGTACGCCTTCGGCGAGCCAGTCTGA
- a CDS encoding mechanosensitive ion channel family protein codes for MAIDLEGFASDLAETTADQLATWIETSVPTLLQALIVLGLAYVGIKILLTVLRRVLGSVYGKREDLVVDLLVTIVAIFLWFGVALSVLSTLGMGEIAASLGTATGFIALGVSYALSDMIEDTVAGVYLLRDPDFEVGDRVVTDKGEGVVEAIELRKCRLMQDDGDVLVVANGDVEKKWKRLGDRQPPDT; via the coding sequence ATGGCAATCGATCTCGAAGGATTCGCGTCGGACCTCGCCGAAACGACCGCGGACCAGCTCGCGACCTGGATCGAGACGTCGGTGCCGACGCTCCTGCAAGCGTTGATCGTCCTTGGACTGGCCTACGTCGGCATCAAGATCCTGCTGACCGTCCTCCGGCGGGTCCTCGGGAGCGTCTACGGCAAGCGCGAGGACCTCGTCGTCGACCTCCTCGTGACGATCGTGGCTATCTTCCTGTGGTTCGGCGTTGCATTGTCCGTGCTCTCGACGCTCGGGATGGGCGAGATCGCGGCGAGTCTCGGAACTGCGACGGGCTTCATCGCCCTCGGCGTCTCTTACGCGCTTTCTGACATGATAGAGGATACCGTCGCCGGCGTGTATCTGCTTCGGGACCCGGATTTCGAGGTTGGCGATCGGGTCGTGACGGACAAGGGCGAGGGCGTCGTCGAGGCCATCGAACTTCGCAAGTGTCGACTCATGCAGGACGACGGCGACGTGCTCGTCGTCGCGAACGGCGACGTGGAGAAGAAGTGGAAGCGCCTGGGCGACCGGCAGCCTCCTGACACGTGA
- a CDS encoding ribonuclease R family protein, translating to MTDADAETDADDADGVPPESDGDARSEKKTKPDDQGPVRIDEELARHVENKREELLEKFEIPDGFPPEVMEEAEQRTDDVGSEIQSEADERRDLRDLTTWTVDPVDAQDFDDAISIRREGDDYRLWVHIADVTHYVHPDSAMWASAVERANTVYLPGYTVHMLPPVLAETVCSIVPNEDRLAHTVEMELDGETLSYETIDIYKSVVRSDSRLTYTECEHLLDEPETADEYLEDPDVDLGERVDLAWELADRMHEQRKEDGSLVLNPRRDRAHTIVEECMLKANKAVTHELMWDRGVEAMYRVHPQPSPDEWGEALQEIQELDGVSIPAETWDEPRKAVNATLESAPERQLSDIQWAVMKVMPAAKYMNDPFGGHHALNFEIYGHFTSPIRRLSDLINHWIVHTNDVPEDLVALCDRASDKERDAEQCEREYRQFLQEVGLDADAVNNRGIEVVDDPADADYTL from the coding sequence ATGACCGACGCGGACGCCGAGACCGACGCTGACGACGCTGACGGTGTGCCTCCCGAATCCGACGGGGACGCACGGTCCGAGAAGAAGACCAAACCCGACGATCAGGGACCCGTCCGCATCGACGAGGAACTGGCTCGCCACGTCGAGAACAAGCGCGAGGAACTCTTAGAGAAGTTCGAGATTCCGGACGGGTTTCCACCAGAGGTGATGGAGGAAGCCGAGCAGCGGACCGACGACGTCGGCTCGGAGATCCAGTCGGAGGCCGACGAGCGGCGGGACCTCCGCGACCTCACGACCTGGACCGTCGACCCGGTCGACGCCCAGGACTTCGACGACGCCATCTCGATCCGGCGCGAGGGCGACGACTATCGACTCTGGGTGCACATCGCGGACGTCACTCACTACGTCCACCCCGACTCCGCGATGTGGGCCTCGGCGGTGGAGCGGGCGAACACCGTCTACCTCCCCGGATACACCGTACACATGCTGCCGCCGGTGCTCGCGGAGACGGTCTGTTCGATCGTTCCCAACGAGGATCGCCTCGCGCACACCGTCGAGATGGAACTGGACGGCGAGACGCTCTCCTACGAGACCATCGACATCTACAAATCGGTCGTTCGGAGCGACTCGCGGCTCACCTACACCGAGTGTGAGCACCTCCTCGACGAGCCCGAAACCGCGGACGAGTACCTCGAGGATCCCGACGTCGACCTCGGCGAGCGCGTCGACCTCGCCTGGGAACTGGCGGACCGGATGCACGAGCAGCGCAAGGAAGACGGCTCCCTCGTCCTGAACCCCCGACGTGATCGCGCTCACACGATCGTCGAGGAGTGCATGCTCAAGGCGAACAAGGCGGTCACGCACGAACTGATGTGGGATCGCGGCGTCGAGGCGATGTACCGGGTTCACCCGCAGCCCTCTCCCGACGAGTGGGGCGAAGCTCTGCAGGAGATCCAGGAACTGGATGGGGTTTCGATCCCAGCCGAGACCTGGGACGAGCCCCGCAAGGCCGTCAACGCGACCCTGGAATCCGCGCCAGAGCGGCAGCTCTCGGACATCCAGTGGGCAGTGATGAAGGTCATGCCCGCCGCGAAGTACATGAACGACCCCTTCGGCGGCCACCACGCGCTCAACTTCGAGATCTACGGCCACTTCACGAGCCCCATACGTCGCCTCTCCGACCTCATCAACCACTGGATCGTCCACACCAACGACGTCCCCGAGGACCTCGTGGCGCTGTGCGATCGCGCGTCCGACAAGGAGCGAGACGCCGAACAGTGCGAGCGCGAGTACCGGCAGTTCCTCCAGGAGGTGGGTCTCGACGCCGACGCCGTCAACAATCGTGGTATCGAGGTCGTCGACGATCCGGCAGACGCCGACTACACGCTCTAG
- a CDS encoding ferredoxin translates to MSDLDAEVQDPSSVGDEGPPIAEKPYKIIFEANACFGAGKCAEVGDNWEMDILSGMAKPNSYFIAEDDLEENVRAAEVCPAKKGDGCIHVIDRRTDEEIAPDPHGDGTISVDW, encoded by the coding sequence ATGAGCGATCTCGACGCAGAAGTGCAGGATCCCAGCTCCGTTGGCGACGAGGGACCGCCGATCGCGGAGAAGCCCTACAAGATCATCTTCGAGGCGAACGCCTGCTTCGGCGCCGGGAAGTGCGCCGAGGTCGGCGACAACTGGGAGATGGACATCCTGAGCGGGATGGCCAAGCCCAATTCCTACTTCATCGCCGAAGACGACCTCGAGGAGAACGTCCGTGCGGCGGAGGTCTGCCCCGCGAAGAAGGGCGACGGCTGCATCCACGTGATCGACCGGCGCACCGACGAGGAGATCGCGCCGGATCCCCACGGCGACGGCACGATCAGCGTCGACTGGTAA